The genomic interval ACTCAACACCCGCCCCCGCCAGACGCTCGACTGGCGCACCCCCGCCGAGGTATTCGCTCAAAGCGTTGCGATGACCGGCTGAAACCGCCGCCGCTGCGCAAAACCCCCGACATTTCCGAACAGCGACCTCCCAGCCTCCTCCCGGGCCTGGGGCCCGACCCCGATGAAGTTTTCGAACAGCGGGCTCCTGGCCCTCTACCCCGTCAGCGCGAGCAATTCGCCTCGCAGCCAGCGGTTGCGCGGGTCCGCATCCGTCTGCCGGTGCCAATAGACGTGAAGCTCCAGCGGGGGCAGGGACAGCGGCATCGGCAGGAGGTGGTTGCCCAGCAGCGCGTGCAACTCCGCCGCGCGCCGCCTCGGCATCGTCAGCAGCAAGTTAGAGTCCCCGACGAGCTTGAACGCGGCCTCGTAGTGCTGACACCGGACGACGACGTCACGCTGGTAGCCCAGGCGGCTGAGCACCAGGTCCTCCACGGCCAGCCCGGTGCGGCGCGAGGACACGGTGACGTGCCGGGCCGCCATGTACTTCGCCACGTCCAGCTTGCGCCTGCTTCGGCTCACCACGCAGAACGTGTCTTGCAACAGGGCCGTGCGCTTCAGCTCCGCTCCGGTCTGCTGCTCCACGTCGATGGAGAGGTCCAGCCGCCCCGACGCGAGGTCCCGCTCCAGCCGCGCCCGGTCGAGTCGGACGCTGGAGATACGGACCTCCGGCGCGTGCGCCCGTAACCGAGCCACGAGCAGCG from Myxococcus xanthus carries:
- a CDS encoding LysR family transcriptional regulator, which produces MNPVQDSARLARLDLNLFRVFDVVLRERNLTRAAEVLFLSQSAVSHALARLREQLGEPLFVREGRGVAPTAFAERLAPEIREALALFEQAVHRGRGFDPRRDVGQFTVAMNDVLEPSILPLLVARLRAHAPEVRISSVRLDRARLERDLASGRLDLSIDVEQQTGAELKRTALLQDTFCVVSRSRRKLDVAKYMAARHVTVSSRRTGLAVEDLVLSRLGYQRDVVVRCQHYEAAFKLVGDSNLLLTMPRRRAAELHALLGNHLLPMPLSLPPLELHVYWHRQTDADPRNRWLRGELLALTG